In Zhaonella formicivorans, one DNA window encodes the following:
- a CDS encoding IS110 family transposase, translated as MQDILEICCGLDVHKETVVACLLKGNVDGEPVKTIRTFSTLLAGLDEMKVWLENENCRHVAMESTGIYWQPVYNVLEEAFDGSMVLIVANARHMKNVPGKKTDMKDAEWIATLLRAGLLEGSFVPSKPIRELRNLTRYRKSIIEEITSQKNRIEKHLQSCGFKLSTFLTDIFGVSGRAIMDHLSHHGKISAREVENFVKGRAKNKLHEIKQAVNGKMDVHQREFLKLLLGWLDQHYEHLRQVEQNLEEKLAQYQRQLEQLDGIPGIDKTAAAAILAEIGIDMSRFKTAEHICSWAGLSPGNNESAGKKKSTRTTNGNTYLKRILCEVAWCITRIRQSYLSSWYWKIKQRRGAKKALVALARKVLVIIYNLLKNDADYDETSFEKAKQKQEKFRVKRIIAEAKKLGLEVIEPHEVA; from the coding sequence ATGCAAGACATCCTGGAAATATGTTGTGGTCTTGATGTCCACAAAGAAACGGTTGTAGCCTGCCTATTAAAAGGCAATGTTGACGGGGAACCGGTTAAAACCATCCGCACCTTTTCCACCCTTCTTGCCGGGCTAGATGAAATGAAAGTTTGGCTAGAAAATGAGAACTGTCGGCATGTTGCAATGGAAAGCACCGGCATCTATTGGCAGCCTGTATATAACGTGTTGGAAGAAGCCTTTGACGGCAGTATGGTTTTGATTGTTGCCAATGCCCGGCATATGAAAAATGTACCCGGTAAAAAGACCGACATGAAGGACGCCGAATGGATAGCTACCCTTTTGCGTGCCGGATTATTAGAAGGAAGTTTTGTTCCCTCCAAACCAATCCGGGAACTCCGTAATCTGACCCGGTACCGCAAAAGTATCATCGAGGAAATTACGTCACAGAAAAACCGGATCGAAAAACACTTACAAAGCTGCGGCTTTAAGCTCTCTACCTTCCTGACCGATATCTTCGGCGTATCGGGCCGGGCGATTATGGATCATCTTAGCCACCATGGGAAAATATCCGCCCGGGAAGTAGAGAATTTTGTAAAGGGGCGTGCTAAGAATAAGCTCCATGAGATCAAACAGGCTGTCAATGGCAAAATGGATGTTCATCAAAGAGAGTTTCTAAAGCTATTGTTAGGTTGGCTAGATCAGCATTACGAGCATCTCCGTCAAGTAGAGCAAAACTTAGAAGAAAAACTGGCTCAGTATCAAAGACAACTAGAGCAACTAGACGGCATACCGGGCATTGATAAAACTGCAGCAGCAGCCATTTTGGCGGAAATCGGAATTGATATGAGTCGTTTTAAAACCGCTGAACATATCTGTTCCTGGGCGGGCTTAAGCCCCGGTAACAATGAAAGTGCAGGAAAAAAAAAGTCCACTCGTACCACCAACGGTAACACCTATTTAAAACGGATCCTATGTGAAGTTGCTTGGTGCATCACCCGAATACGTCAAAGCTACTTATCATCCTGGTATTGGAAAATCAAACAACGCCGTGGCGCCAAAAAAGCTCTTGTTGCATTAGCCAGAAAAGTTCTCGTAATAATATACAACCTGTTAAAAAATGATGCTGATTACGATGAAACATCCTTTGAAAAAGCCAAACAAAAACAGGAAAAGTTCCGAGTTAAAAGGATTATTGCTGAAGCTAAGAAACTAGGTCTGGAGGTGATAGAACCCCACGAGGTTGCTTAA
- a CDS encoding RNA polymerase sigma factor, producing MSDHFKVLYMTYYKKVYTSCYMILRNHELAEEVTQETFTTAYEKIYTLKDPAKFSSWIISIATNKAISLYRRNQKIVPIDEEAVLDYFEQNNWNSNDLSDVLVINEQIDAVKEAVTQLPPKLKEVIILKYYMKLQDQEISKQIGKPVGTVKSSLYRAKKLLAKMLSFQNDKSCNMNYGCGDNEEK from the coding sequence ATGAGCGATCATTTTAAAGTCTTATATATGACTTATTATAAAAAAGTGTATACATCTTGTTATATGATCCTGAGAAACCATGAATTGGCAGAAGAAGTAACCCAGGAAACTTTTACGACAGCATACGAGAAAATATATACCCTAAAAGATCCCGCAAAATTCAGTTCATGGATTATTTCAATAGCAACCAATAAAGCCATTTCATTATACCGGAGAAACCAAAAGATAGTACCAATAGATGAAGAAGCAGTACTAGATTATTTTGAACAAAATAACTGGAACTCAAATGACCTTTCGGATGTCTTAGTTATTAATGAGCAAATTGATGCCGTAAAAGAGGCCGTGACTCAATTGCCTCCCAAGTTAAAAGAAGTCATAATACTAAAATACTACATGAAACTCCAGGACCAGGAAATTAGTAAACAGATAGGGAAACCAGTGGGAACGGTGAAATCTTCCTTGTACAGGGCTAAAAAACTTTTAGCTAAAATGCTTTCTTTTCAGAATGATAAGAGCTGTAATATGAATTATGGGTGTGGTGATAATGAGGAAAAATAG
- a CDS encoding transposase: MAIIPQLKLFAWNEIETLGDMERLRLVLEHMPDEDLMKALERKRGKGRNDYPVRAVWNFLLAGIVFQHSSIESLRRELKRNAQLRDMCGFAGEVPPAWVYTRFMKTLFAHTSMVDDLFENLVQQIREVLPDSGRHLAMDSKAISSFAKGKNRNEAADGRRDTDADYGRKEYRGVDKDGKPWEKIVKWFGYKLHLVVDATYELPVAFKVTKASAADISEGHALLNQMQERQSEILEVAETLAADRGYDDTKFIIKCWDEYKIKPVIDIRNMWKDPDRTRVLEGRENVVYDYKGTVYCVCPQTGKQREMTNGGFEKGRNTLKKLCPAKHMGIECAGQAQCPVKQGIRIPLAMDRRIFTPIDRASYKWEKEYDKRTAVERVNSRLDVSFGFELHTIRGMAKMKVRCGLALCVMLVMALGRIKEKQVAKMRSLVAA; the protein is encoded by the coding sequence ATGGCTATTATACCACAACTGAAACTGTTTGCGTGGAACGAAATTGAAACGCTGGGGGACATGGAACGACTCCGGCTGGTATTGGAACACATGCCGGATGAAGACCTGATGAAAGCTTTGGAAAGAAAGCGTGGTAAGGGGCGTAATGACTACCCGGTCAGAGCCGTGTGGAACTTCCTCTTAGCCGGCATCGTCTTTCAACATTCCTCCATCGAGAGCTTGCGCCGAGAACTTAAACGCAACGCCCAGCTGCGGGACATGTGTGGGTTTGCGGGGGAAGTACCTCCCGCCTGGGTCTACACCCGGTTTATGAAAACGCTATTCGCACACACATCCATGGTGGATGACTTGTTCGAGAACCTGGTGCAGCAGATTAGGGAAGTGCTTCCTGACTCTGGTCGACACCTGGCCATGGACAGCAAAGCCATCTCCTCGTTTGCCAAGGGAAAGAATCGGAACGAGGCCGCGGATGGGCGGCGGGATACGGATGCCGACTACGGGAGAAAAGAATACCGCGGCGTAGACAAAGACGGCAAACCATGGGAGAAGATCGTCAAATGGTTTGGCTACAAGCTACACCTGGTAGTTGATGCGACCTATGAACTGCCCGTGGCGTTTAAGGTAACGAAAGCATCGGCAGCGGATATAAGTGAAGGGCATGCCCTGCTGAACCAGATGCAGGAAAGACAGTCGGAAATCCTCGAGGTAGCCGAAACCCTCGCAGCAGACCGCGGCTATGACGACACGAAGTTTATCATCAAGTGCTGGGATGAGTACAAGATTAAGCCGGTCATCGACATTCGGAACATGTGGAAGGATCCAGACCGAACACGAGTGTTGGAAGGCAGAGAGAATGTGGTTTACGACTATAAAGGCACCGTATACTGCGTATGTCCACAAACGGGGAAGCAGCGGGAGATGACAAACGGCGGCTTTGAAAAAGGCCGTAACACATTGAAGAAGCTTTGCCCCGCCAAGCATATGGGCATCGAGTGTGCAGGTCAGGCACAATGCCCGGTAAAGCAAGGGATCCGGATCCCGCTGGCGATGGATCGTCGGATCTTTACACCGATTGACCGTGCCAGCTACAAGTGGGAGAAAGAGTACGACAAACGGACGGCGGTGGAGCGAGTGAACAGCCGTTTGGACGTGTCCTTTGGCTTCGAACTGCACACTATTCGCGGCATGGCGAAAATGAAGGTGCGGTGCGGGCTGGCATTATGCGTCATGCTGGTGATGGCACTGGGGCGGATCAAGGAGAAGCAGGTCGCGAAGATGCGCAGCCTGGTGGCGGCGTAA
- a CDS encoding DDE-type integrase/transposase/recombinase codes for MNSIIPFLILYNQFLLKQIRQLLLFIVKNIPLKTPKQDITSPKYRKLTVDRLPIIKQPEKLDYKQLLNDYKSKHGKELKPVKSRGKNPVSPDVVCHRCGAPHTYLYDNTGGRGQLLCKVCGLRFNKDKKDFKIGALTCPYCGRILEKKKERKQFNIHKCTNKKCPFYLQSLKNLSPEDLEEYKKDKHKFKLHYIYREFTVDFFKVDLNSMPKGSVNFTFRHFSPHILGLCLTYLVNLGLSTRATSRALWEIHGVKISHVMVSKYAKTAAALVKPYVDNFDYKPTNYLAADETYVKVRGIKHYVWFIMDALKKSILGYCVSDTRDVGPCILAMRMAFAKFKDFPAQALKFVADGYSAYNGAQQQFMLKDMDFNLTQVFGLTNDDPVSEEYRWLKQIIERLNRTFKFSYQVTNGYGSGEGSNTHVSLFVAYYNFLRPHSYTYWQPLNSIPELESIPNMPAKWQKLIELSQQLILSQQTP; via the coding sequence TTGAACTCAATTATACCATTTTTGATACTATACAATCAATTTTTACTTAAACAAATTCGCCAGTTACTTTTGTTTATCGTTAAAAATATTCCCTTAAAAACTCCTAAACAGGATATCACCAGCCCGAAGTATCGTAAGCTTACTGTGGACAGGCTCCCCATTATTAAACAGCCTGAAAAACTTGACTACAAGCAGCTGCTTAACGATTACAAGTCTAAGCATGGTAAAGAGCTTAAACCTGTTAAGTCCCGTGGGAAAAACCCTGTTTCTCCCGATGTTGTTTGCCACCGTTGCGGCGCCCCTCATACATACCTCTACGACAATACAGGAGGCCGTGGTCAGCTTTTATGCAAAGTCTGCGGGCTAAGGTTCAACAAAGATAAGAAGGACTTTAAAATCGGTGCACTTACTTGCCCTTATTGTGGCAGAATCCTTGAGAAAAAGAAGGAGCGCAAGCAATTTAATATCCACAAGTGTACGAACAAGAAATGTCCTTTTTATCTTCAGTCCCTTAAAAACCTTTCTCCGGAAGACCTGGAAGAATACAAGAAAGATAAGCATAAATTTAAGCTACACTACATCTACCGCGAGTTCACTGTCGACTTTTTTAAGGTCGATTTAAACAGTATGCCTAAAGGATCAGTCAATTTTACTTTTCGTCACTTTTCTCCTCACATTCTTGGTCTTTGCCTGACCTATCTTGTAAACCTTGGGCTGTCCACACGGGCTACTTCCAGGGCCCTTTGGGAGATCCACGGCGTTAAAATCTCTCATGTTATGGTCAGTAAATATGCCAAAACTGCTGCCGCTTTGGTTAAACCTTACGTTGATAATTTTGATTACAAACCCACAAACTACCTGGCTGCTGATGAAACCTACGTTAAGGTCAGAGGCATCAAGCATTATGTCTGGTTTATTATGGATGCACTCAAAAAATCTATCTTGGGCTATTGTGTATCTGATACAAGGGATGTAGGTCCTTGTATCCTGGCTATGCGTATGGCTTTTGCTAAGTTTAAAGATTTCCCCGCTCAAGCCCTAAAGTTTGTTGCTGATGGCTACTCTGCCTACAACGGTGCACAGCAGCAGTTCATGCTTAAAGACATGGATTTTAACCTTACGCAGGTATTCGGACTCACCAATGATGATCCTGTTTCGGAAGAATATCGCTGGCTTAAGCAAATTATTGAACGCCTTAACAGGACCTTTAAATTCTCCTATCAGGTGACAAACGGCTATGGTAGTGGGGAAGGCTCAAATACCCATGTGTCACTTTTTGTAGCCTATTACAACTTCCTGCGCCCACACTCCTATACTTACTGGCAGCCACTAAACTCTATTCCGGAACTTGAGTCTATCCCAAACATGCCTGCTAAATGGCAGAAGCTTATTGAATTATCACAGCAGCTTATCCTGTCACAGCAAACACCATAG
- a CDS encoding NifU family protein, with protein MKEKVQAALDKIRPSLQADGGDVELVDVTGDGVVKVKLKGACGSCPMALMTLKNGVERVVKSEVPEVKEVVSV; from the coding sequence TTGAAGGAAAAAGTACAAGCAGCGCTTGACAAAATTCGCCCCAGCCTTCAGGCAGACGGCGGCGACGTAGAATTAGTAGATGTTACTGGTGATGGAGTAGTCAAGGTTAAATTAAAAGGCGCTTGCGGCAGCTGTCCCATGGCGTTAATGACTTTGAAAAACGGCGTGGAGCGCGTAGTTAAATCTGAAGTGCCGGAAGTAAAAGAAGTAGTTTCTGTCTAA
- a CDS encoding type IV secretory system conjugative DNA transfer family protein, with translation MDQRKELITIARLLWGGNDAFTHTIIVGPTRCGKTATLIKPIIYQILIAKAKGFPCGLSVIEPKGDVAQFTVDLARELGIRAYHLDPTRSDSNMINLMKGPVDDVAEATIAVLKGMFGKQEAFFQLVQELTARNFIKLLKINHGDNLDIISVLRALRDEDILKKETKTLGASGRDPDLHSFFEHEMRGRMGEKWRDLALGLRAQIENIVANQSLKRIITGDSGIDLDRHMAEGGVLAINTALGKLRRSGDAFGQFMAMHLQSATFRRPGTEKTRIPHYLIIDEKSRYINPAFFFS, from the coding sequence GTGGACCAGAGAAAGGAGCTGATAACTATAGCCAGGCTATTATGGGGTGGAAATGATGCTTTCACCCACACCATTATCGTGGGGCCTACCAGATGCGGCAAGACGGCAACCCTCATTAAGCCCATCATCTACCAAATACTCATCGCAAAAGCCAAAGGTTTTCCTTGCGGGCTGAGCGTGATTGAGCCAAAAGGTGATGTGGCGCAATTCACTGTAGATTTAGCAAGGGAACTGGGGATACGGGCCTATCACCTTGACCCTACACGGAGCGACAGTAACATGATAAACCTGATGAAAGGCCCGGTAGACGATGTGGCAGAGGCCACCATCGCTGTTTTAAAAGGCATGTTCGGCAAGCAGGAGGCCTTTTTTCAGTTAGTCCAGGAACTTACGGCCAGGAACTTCATCAAGCTTTTAAAAATAAACCACGGGGACAACCTGGACATAATAAGCGTGCTTCGTGCCTTGCGGGACGAGGATATTCTGAAAAAAGAAACAAAAACACTGGGAGCAAGCGGCAGGGACCCGGACCTCCACAGCTTTTTTGAACATGAAATGCGCGGCCGGATGGGAGAAAAATGGAGAGACCTGGCCCTGGGCCTGCGGGCGCAGATTGAAAACATAGTCGCAAACCAGAGTTTGAAGCGCATAATCACCGGCGACAGCGGCATAGACCTGGACCGGCACATGGCGGAAGGTGGGGTGCTCGCCATCAACACCGCTTTGGGGAAGCTCCGGCGTTCTGGAGACGCTTTCGGGCAGTTCATGGCCATGCACCTGCAGTCGGCCACATTCAGACGTCCGGGCACGGAAAAGACCAGGATACCCCATTATCTCATCATTGACGAGAAGTCGCGATATATAAACCCGGCTTTTTTCTTTTCTTAA
- a CDS encoding DNA cytosine methyltransferase, with amino-acid sequence MAKLIAADLFCGAGGLSEGLAQAGFQINFASDIHQTYTQTYKYNHPNTYVCTEDIRNLSNKQVLEFCQVKPGDLDLLAGGPPCQGFSINAPVRTMEDERNHLFVHFLRVAETLKPKYILIENVPGIVSLEKGTVVKAIYKSLNKLGYKVRHMILFAAHYGVPQMRWRTFFIGTRLKNAECLFPYPTHFAQGVANFTGGKNLCFKIESKESLFGPQLLDYTTVWDAISDLPVIENGGGADEMQYDTPPKSEYQKLLRENSKILYNHRAPTLGKINLERLKYIPQGGSWRDIPFDLLPAGLKKARRSDHTKRYGRLDPNGICSTILTKCDPHWGSFFHPTQERTLTVREAARIQSFPDRFRFLGSLTEQYEQVGNAVPPLLGKAIGEIIAQQIFANQLSGKLQAV; translated from the coding sequence ATGGCTAAACTCATAGCAGCTGACCTATTTTGCGGAGCCGGAGGTCTATCTGAAGGATTAGCTCAAGCGGGTTTTCAGATTAACTTCGCCAGTGATATTCATCAGACTTATACTCAAACTTACAAATACAATCATCCCAATACATACGTTTGTACCGAAGATATTAGAAATCTGTCAAATAAACAGGTCCTTGAATTTTGTCAGGTGAAGCCGGGTGATTTAGACTTACTGGCAGGTGGACCACCGTGTCAAGGTTTTTCAATTAATGCTCCTGTAAGAACTATGGAGGACGAAAGGAACCATTTATTTGTTCATTTCCTGCGTGTTGCCGAAACCTTAAAGCCGAAATATATTCTCATAGAAAATGTTCCTGGTATAGTATCCTTAGAAAAAGGAACTGTAGTAAAGGCCATATATAAGTCATTAAACAAATTAGGATATAAAGTAAGACACATGATTTTATTTGCTGCTCACTATGGGGTTCCACAGATGAGATGGAGGACCTTTTTTATTGGAACCAGATTGAAAAATGCTGAATGTCTATTTCCTTATCCGACTCATTTTGCCCAGGGAGTTGCTAATTTCACTGGGGGGAAAAACCTTTGTTTTAAAATAGAATCAAAAGAGAGCCTTTTTGGCCCTCAACTTTTAGACTACACAACTGTTTGGGATGCAATTTCAGATTTACCAGTAATTGAAAACGGTGGAGGTGCAGATGAAATGCAATATGATACTCCACCAAAGTCTGAATATCAAAAATTGCTTCGGGAGAATTCCAAAATTCTGTACAACCATAGAGCCCCAACTTTAGGTAAAATTAATTTAGAAAGGCTTAAATACATTCCTCAAGGTGGAAGCTGGCGAGATATACCTTTTGACTTACTTCCGGCAGGTCTAAAAAAAGCTAGAAGAAGCGATCACACCAAAAGGTATGGTCGGTTAGACCCTAACGGCATATGCTCCACAATTTTAACTAAATGTGATCCTCATTGGGGGTCTTTTTTCCATCCCACACAGGAAAGAACTCTGACAGTTAGAGAGGCTGCCAGAATCCAGTCTTTTCCAGACCGTTTTAGATTCTTGGGTAGCTTAACCGAACAATATGAGCAAGTAGGAAATGCCGTTCCACCTCTGCTTGGAAAAGCTATTGGGGAAATAATCGCGCAACAAATTTTTGCTAACCAGCTTAGTGGAAAATTGCAAGCAGTATAA
- a CDS encoding ABC transporter permease, producing MNYLKFINGHLSTILEYAGTHFTLVFWSILLSLLLWVPVGVLITKNERWAKTVLGIANTIFCIPSLSLFAIMITIPFLGLGRRSALVALVLYAMMPLVRNVYQGIKIVDKNVIEAARGMGMNSWKILWEIQLPLAAPVIFAGFRITVVMTTGIAAIATYIGERNLGRLIAEGLTRFNVEMIVVGALLIAFIAIALDSILGGFEKRMVPRGLKVKRG from the coding sequence TTGAATTATCTAAAATTTATCAATGGACACCTTTCAACCATTTTGGAATATGCCGGTACCCATTTTACACTTGTCTTTTGGTCGATCCTCCTGTCTCTCCTGCTTTGGGTTCCCGTCGGTGTCTTGATTACCAAAAACGAGAGATGGGCTAAAACGGTGCTTGGCATTGCCAACACTATCTTCTGTATCCCCAGTCTATCTCTCTTTGCGATAATGATAACAATTCCTTTCCTGGGTTTGGGCAGGCGTTCCGCTTTAGTTGCCCTCGTGTTATATGCCATGATGCCTTTGGTGAGAAATGTCTATCAGGGCATCAAGATTGTAGATAAAAATGTGATCGAAGCAGCCAGAGGCATGGGAATGAATTCCTGGAAAATTCTTTGGGAAATACAGCTTCCGCTGGCGGCGCCGGTTATTTTTGCGGGTTTTAGGATAACGGTAGTAATGACCACAGGTATAGCCGCTATTGCTACCTACATTGGAGAAAGAAATTTAGGACGGTTGATAGCGGAAGGACTGACCAGGTTCAATGTGGAGATGATTGTTGTAGGTGCTTTACTTATTGCTTTTATTGCTATTGCTTTGGACAGCATTTTGGGGGGGTTTGAAAAGAGAATGGTACCCAGGGGTCTCAAGGTGAAACGCGGATAA
- a CDS encoding S1 RNA-binding domain-containing protein, which yields MELLKKFIEGYDEQKALETLTEKDYWQDVIRAEQNRLIVQEPLEGIEIHFDVPCAVVYMGNIKGIIPVHEFGINKENYVNSREDLTDKEKLNNSYRFLRSMTGQKIAFIIKGHDKENNLFTASRKEALEWMKKRAEEELAAGDKTIAVVRNVNPYRAIADIGGIPAVMLSAEYQHGWTDDLTEHVQVGDHIMVKIINFDKEKGRAIISRKALIPDPWENLELREKCEYACEIMGVRENGCFFRVKTKSGYVDGFLKHPRHELLNRGDKALVRILNIDKDKRRIFGLYLRPLKVS from the coding sequence ATGGAACTGTTAAAAAAATTCATAGAGGGCTACGACGAGCAAAAAGCGCTGGAAACCTTGACGGAAAAAGACTACTGGCAAGACGTAATCCGGGCCGAGCAGAACAGGCTCATCGTTCAGGAGCCGCTGGAAGGAATCGAAATACATTTTGACGTGCCCTGCGCCGTAGTTTACATGGGTAACATCAAAGGCATAATCCCGGTCCACGAATTTGGCATCAATAAAGAAAATTATGTTAATAGTAGGGAAGATTTAACCGACAAAGAAAAACTGAATAACAGCTACCGGTTTTTAAGGAGCATGACTGGCCAGAAAATTGCCTTTATCATCAAAGGCCACGACAAAGAAAACAACCTTTTTACGGCCAGCCGGAAAGAAGCTCTGGAATGGATGAAAAAGCGCGCGGAAGAAGAACTGGCTGCCGGAGACAAGACTATTGCCGTCGTAAGAAACGTCAACCCCTACCGGGCCATAGCGGACATCGGCGGTATTCCAGCCGTTATGCTTTCCGCCGAATACCAGCACGGCTGGACCGACGACCTTACCGAGCATGTGCAGGTTGGTGACCACATCATGGTGAAAATAATTAACTTTGACAAAGAAAAGGGGAGAGCGATAATAAGCCGCAAAGCCCTGATCCCTGACCCCTGGGAGAACCTTGAACTCAGGGAGAAATGCGAATATGCCTGTGAAATCATGGGCGTAAGGGAAAACGGCTGTTTCTTCAGGGTCAAAACAAAGAGCGGTTATGTTGACGGTTTCCTGAAACATCCAAGGCATGAACTTTTAAACAGAGGCGACAAGGCCCTGGTGAGAATACTGAATATAGACAAAGACAAACGCCGGATATTCGGCCTGTACCTGCGTCCGCTTAAAGTGAGCTAA
- a CDS encoding NotI family restriction endonuclease: protein MPRAKKQDLCEIFGFAPDDLTPICRNYWNRGVCPFVGSRCTKHNHDKSVIYGVCSVVSGNDEIIICPKRLYAENYKTLKDVSLDAFGYVPLYLVNEVKSLELVKETPNEFVIAFGQNSGREIQVGSSRNKLSMDWVLVKIVDGNPTEVAGVEVQSIDITNNYRATWEAYKNLETNPCVEIPDSAHGMNWANVHKRLIPQIIRKGQVYADSHLATKGMYFIVPDVVYSRFEDIIGDIIPVSTPNKGVLSVLTYSLDEPVDFGKIRNLTRCRIIRVNLEDFALNFISGGKIPGSSLDEAVKQQVCTIFSK from the coding sequence ATGCCAAGAGCAAAAAAGCAAGATTTATGTGAAATATTTGGGTTTGCTCCCGACGATTTGACACCGATATGCAGAAATTACTGGAACAGAGGCGTATGCCCTTTTGTAGGAAGCCGATGTACAAAGCATAATCATGATAAATCTGTAATTTATGGGGTATGTTCAGTTGTCAGCGGAAATGATGAAATAATAATTTGCCCTAAACGTCTGTATGCAGAAAATTATAAAACCCTCAAAGATGTAAGTCTTGATGCTTTTGGCTATGTTCCTCTGTACTTAGTAAATGAGGTGAAGTCTCTCGAATTGGTAAAAGAAACACCGAACGAATTTGTTATTGCGTTTGGACAGAATTCAGGAAGAGAAATTCAGGTTGGTTCTAGTCGAAATAAGCTTAGCATGGATTGGGTTTTAGTAAAAATTGTGGACGGGAACCCAACAGAGGTTGCCGGGGTGGAGGTCCAAAGTATAGATATAACTAACAATTATAGAGCAACTTGGGAAGCTTACAAAAATCTGGAAACCAATCCTTGCGTTGAAATACCTGATTCCGCGCATGGAATGAACTGGGCCAATGTCCACAAACGTTTAATACCTCAGATTATTAGAAAAGGTCAAGTGTACGCTGATTCGCACTTGGCTACAAAAGGGATGTATTTCATTGTACCAGATGTAGTATATTCCAGATTTGAAGACATTATAGGCGATATTATACCTGTTAGTACACCGAACAAAGGAGTATTAAGCGTTTTAACATATTCGTTGGATGAACCGGTTGATTTCGGCAAAATCCGAAACTTAACCAGGTGTAGAATAATTCGGGTTAATCTGGAAGATTTTGCATTGAATTTTATTTCTGGCGGAAAAATACCCGGATCCTCTCTTGATGAAGCAGTAAAACAACAAGTTTGCACTATATTCAGTAAATAG
- a CDS encoding DUF4367 domain-containing protein, whose translation MRKNSDQMDRIIAAALKELEVEAEQGMPDVNVAWANFEKRVQVRESKHKTDHKKNRKRLALVVAAAIIILFSIQNQKVTAFKNEIYEWIGKDENNITIITEQENVTAENGRYTGLTFEEAQGMTIFHLVKPTYLPSDFENSPEIEVIINNYPLALVKMTYTGADNKFLSLVQENSAGEEKRNTFVPENVEVENIKLDNKNITLLKIDNSLSAKWTYNGIKYTLSANFIEQEILLEIIKNLK comes from the coding sequence ATGAGGAAAAATAGCGATCAGATGGATAGAATAATTGCCGCAGCTTTAAAGGAATTAGAAGTGGAAGCAGAACAAGGTATGCCTGATGTTAACGTGGCCTGGGCAAATTTTGAAAAAAGAGTGCAGGTTAGAGAATCCAAGCATAAAACAGACCATAAAAAAAATCGTAAAAGGCTAGCGTTAGTTGTGGCTGCAGCGATTATTATACTCTTTTCCATTCAGAATCAAAAAGTTACTGCTTTTAAAAATGAAATATATGAATGGATTGGAAAAGATGAAAATAATATTACTATTATTACTGAACAAGAGAATGTTACCGCGGAAAATGGTAGGTATACGGGTCTGACTTTTGAGGAAGCCCAGGGAATGACTATTTTCCACCTCGTTAAACCAACCTATTTACCTTCCGACTTTGAAAATAGCCCTGAAATAGAGGTAATAATAAATAATTATCCTTTAGCCCTTGTAAAAATGACCTATACAGGGGCCGACAACAAATTTCTGTCTTTAGTACAGGAAAATTCCGCCGGTGAGGAGAAAAGGAACACTTTTGTTCCGGAAAATGTTGAGGTTGAGAATATTAAATTAGATAATAAAAATATTACTTTGCTAAAAATCGATAATTCCCTTTCTGCTAAATGGACTTATAACGGAATTAAGTACACATTGTCAGCCAATTTTATTGAACAGGAGATTCTGTTAGAAATAATAAAAAATTTAAAGTGA
- a CDS encoding DUF5316 family protein yields MDLAMNILMFLGVGGMLIAGIFSGAHITGDRVRANNYSETNEDQRRSNISTKIFAFSLPFLFFSLIMARFLI; encoded by the coding sequence ATGGATTTAGCAATGAATATTCTTATGTTTTTGGGAGTCGGTGGAATGTTAATTGCAGGTATCTTTTCTGGTGCCCATATTACGGGTGACAGAGTCCGAGCTAACAACTATAGTGAAACAAATGAAGATCAAAGAAGAAGTAATATTAGTACAAAGATATTTGCTTTTTCTTTACCATTCCTTTTTTTCTCCTTAATTATGGCGAGGTTTTTAATTTGA